The stretch of DNA GAAGCCATCTTCTCGAGGCACGCCTTGCGTCGGTCCACCTAGACCTACGATAACTTGACGTAATGCACGGTCGTTCATATCTAATACCCGTTTCCATTCGATACGACGTTGATCAATTCCAAGCGCATTACCTTGATGAATATGGTTGTCTATGAACGCAGACAATGCATTATTTGCAGTCGTGATGGCATGGAAATCACCGTTAAAGTGGAGATTAATATCCTCCATCGGTAAGACTTGGGCATAGCCGCCACCCGTAGCCCCACCTTTTATACCAAATGTCGGACCTAATGCAGGTTCTCGTAATGCCACCATGACATTTTTATTAATTTGTTGAAAGGCATCCGCCAATCCCACAGTCACAGTTGATTACCTTCTCCAGCTGGTGTCGGACTCATTGCAGTGACTAGGACGACTTTTCCCTTACCATTTTTTGTTTTAATTTTAGAAATATCAATTTTCGCCTTGTAATGTCCGTAAGGTTCTAAAGCATCTTCGGAAATACCGGCCTTATTTGCAATTTCTTTAATTGGTTTGAGTGTCGCTTGATTTGCAATTTCTAAATCTGTTAAATGACCCACAAAATTCAACCCCTTCATCGTTTTATAATACGCATGCGATGTAAACGCATACATTTAGAGTTAAAGCACGTTGCTCATTATTAATGATAACGAACTCGTGCAAGGTTGTCGAACAAAACATGCTCAATCATTATATCCTTTCATTTTATCCTATGTATTGATTCTCAATTATCGTATACATCCAACAAAAAAGGCCGAGACAATCCTCCGATACACCTTTCAACAATTTCGAAAGTCGTGTATCATCAAATGTCTCAGCCTTTCGTTTGTGATATTAACAATCGTAAATGCATCGTTACGGGATAACAGATAAGATTAAAATCGTATACTATCAGCCGTATTAATCTTCCATTGTGCTTAAATCACCTGTCGGCAAATCAAGCTCCCAAGCTTTTAACACGCGACGCATAATCTTACCTGAACGTGTTTTAGGTAATTTCTCTTAAATTCAATTTCTCTTGGTGCCGCATGTGCTGCAAGACCTTCTTTTACAAATAATCGTATCTCTTCTTTAAGTGCGTCAGTCGGCTCATAACCTTGACGTAACGCAATAAACGCTTTAATGATTTCACCACGAACCGGATCTGGCTTACCAATAACCCCTGCTTCTGCAACGGCTTTATGTTCTACTAATTTAGATTCCACTTCAAATGGACCCACACGTTCACCTGCAGTCATAATAACATCATCGACACGTCCTTGGAACCAGAAATAACCATCTTCATCTTGGTACGCCGAATCTCCTGATACATACCAATCACCGATGAAATAAGAGGCATATTTTTCGGGGTTTTTCCATACTTCACGCATCATCGAAGGCCAACCTTTTTTAATCGCTAAGTTACCCATACGATTCGGTGGTAAACGATGACCTTCATTATCTATAATTGCCGCTTCAATACCTGGAAGTGGTTTCCCCATTGATCCTAATTTAATGTCTTCAGATGGATAATTGACGATCATATGTCCACCTGTTTCAGTCATCCACATGTATCGAGTACACGTTTATGATACACCTTTTTCGCCATTTAATCACTTCTGGGTTCAAAGGTTCACCTACGGATAAAATGCTTCTTAATGAAGTCAAATCATATTTTTCAACGAGATCATCGCCTGCACTCATCAACATTCTCAAAGCAGTTGGTGCTGTATACCAAATCGTTACTTTAAAGTCTTCGATCATCGCATACCAGTTTTCCGGTGAGAATCGGCCGCCTGCGATACAGTTTGTGACCCCGTTTAACCACGGAGCAAAAATCCCATAGGACGTTCCTGTCACCCAACCTGGATCCGCAGTACACCAATAGACATCATCTTCATGAAAATCTAATACATACCGCCCTGAAATATAGTGTAATAACATGGCTTCTTGTACATGTAACACGCCTTTCGGTTGTCCAGTTGAACCAGAAGTATAGTGAAGAATTAAGCCGTCTTCACGTCCAAGCCATTCAATATCAAACGCAGTATCGGCTGTTTGCATCGCTTGATTGAAATCAACATACTGATCTTCAACAGTCTCATCCACTACGACAATGGTTTCTAAATGTGGCAACTGATCTTGAGGAATCCGTGAGAGCAAACTATTCGTTGTAATGATGACTTTGGCTTCACTATTTTCTAAACGGTCTTTCACCGCCTTTTCCATAAATGCTTCAAATAATGGACCAACGATGCCTCCCAATTTTAAAACACCAAATAATGCAAAATAGAGCTCCGGTGTTCTTGGCATAAAAATAAATACACGGTCACCTTTTTGTACGTTGGCTTTATCTTTTAGTACATTGGCTGCTTGGTTTGATTTTTCCTGCATCTCTTTAAAAGTATAACTTTCTTTACGTTGTTGATCTTTATAATTTAACGCGATTTTGTCTGCTTTCCCATCTTTAACGTGGCGATCAATACATTCATAGGCCATATTGACTTTGCCAGTTTCATACAAGAAAAGACTTTTTCTACTTCTTTCCAATCGAATTGGTCATATGTTGTTTGATAATCTTGAGGTTAAAGTTTCCTTGTTCCCCTTTGTAAACTTCGACTTTCATCACGAATCCCCCTTTGTATTGTCATCGCTTTCAAAACTAATGTTATTATACCTTATCAGTATGCTGTTTTCAAAAAATTGTACTTATTCAGAATTCAGATGAAAATACATGAGTCATACATTATAATAAAAATAGTGAAATCATATGAGAAAGGGGATGGCGGTATGAAACACGTTAAAACATATGAAAAGGAACGTTATACAGTGGACGGGCAAACATTTGTTATTGAGGACCTGTTTCTAAAACATACTTACAGGAAATGACTTTTGATGATGGTCTTGACGCATTTCGTATCCCTATTGAGCAATTCGAGGCGATACAAGAAATTAGTACATTGGATGAAGGACGTATTTATATAATTAGAAAAGAGAAGCATATAGTTGGTTATGTCACATATTTATACCCTGACCCACTTGAGCGATGGTCTGAAGGACAGCTCCCTTACCTATTAGAACTAGGGGCAATTGAAATTAGTTTAGCTTACCGTGGCCTCGGATTAGGACGCATTTTGCTCAAAGTCAGCACAAGAAGTCCCGAGTTAGAGGATTATATTATAATGACGACTGAATATTATTGGCATTGGATTTGAAAAATTCTCAACTCGATGTATTTGAATATAAAAAACTCATGCAACGAATGATGGCCAGTGGCGGGTTAGAAGTATTTGCCACTGACGATCCAGAAATTACGAGTCACCCTGCAAATTGTTTAATGGCACGTATCGGTAAAAACATCACAGTTGAACAAATGGAAGCGTTTGATAATATAAGATTTATGAATCGTTTCTTTTTCTAAAGGGGGGGGAGGTCATATGAAAAATCAGTTAAAACGAGAAACAGGCTATGTCTATGCGGATTCATTGTTGCGCTATCGGTTCCATAATAAGCATCCGTTTAATCAAATGCGTGTAAAATTGACGACTGAATTATTGTTATCTACAGGCTTTCTCTCAAAGGACCAAATTATCGTCCCTAGGCAAGCAACAGTAGACGAGATTGCTACGATTCATAAATATGATTATATACAAGCAGTTATAAGAGGAGAAAAAAACCTTTTACGCCCTGATGAACAACAAAAATATGGTTTAGGCGATGAGGACACCCACGTGTTTTCACGCATACACAGAAGTACAGCAACGATCATTGGAGGTGGATTAAATTTAATCGATGCCATCATGTCTGGAAAATTCCGCAATGGCTGTCATTTAGGTGGTGGTCTCCATCATGCACATGAAGGACGTGCCAGTGGTTTTTGTGTTTATAACGATGCAGCGATTTATATCAAATATCTCAACGAAAAATATCATCAACGTGTGTTATATATTGATACGGATGCACATCATGGAGACGGTGTCCAATGGTCTTTCTACACGTCTAATCAAGTCATGAATTATTCCATCCATGAAACGGGTAAATTTCTTTTCCCGGATCCGGGCACTATACAGAACGCGGGGCAGAAGAAGGATTTGGCTATTGTATTAATCTCCCTCTTGAGCCTTATACAGAACATGATTCCTTTATAGAAGTATTCACTAAAACACTTTATCAAGTCGTTGATTCTTTCAAGCCAGACTTTATTGTCAGTGTGATTGGCTCAGATATACACTACTTAGATCCTTTAACACATATGAGTTGCAATTTAAATACGCTTTACGATATTCCTTATATCATAACCGATATCGCTGAAACATATTGTAATGGAAAAGTCATCATGTTAGGCGGGGGCGGCTATAATATTTGGCGTGTTGTTCCCAGAGCATGGAGTCACATTTATTTCAGTTTGATACATCAGCCACGATTAACAGGTCGTTTACCTGAAAAATGGCTAAACAAATGGAAACAGTACAGCCCGGTTCCTATTCCCGAATACTGGGAAGAACAATTTCAAGATTATCAGGTCATTCCACGGCGATCAGAAATCAGCCAACAAAACCTTCAAGTCGCGTCAAATATATTAAACTGGTTTTAATCAATTCAGCGTGGCAAAACGAATCAATATGACTCGTATTAAAATGTAATCAATTAAAACATAAAAATCCCCACTTGCGCTGACAAAAAGCTCTGCAAACGTGGGGGACATCCATTGAGATTCATCATACCGCTACCCGTACATGTTGGTTGCGCCTCGATTATGAAGGTCTTGTTGTACCTCGGTATTGAATTTGATACGGAAGTATGACATTCGGTTCTTCGATGTCTTCATTATTCATATATTTCGTTAATAAACGCATCCCTACCGCACCAATATCATATAACGGTTGAATGACACTTGATAACTGTGGTCTAACCATCTCAACTAACCGTGTATTATTAAAACTTACGACTTGTATATCTTCCGGTATTTTCAAACCGTGGTCTAATGCAGCATGGACGATTCCAATCGCTTGCTCATCACTGATTGATAGGACAGCATCCGGTTGATATTGACTTAATTTTTCAAATGAACGCAAACCATCTTTATATGTTTCATTTCCAAGATATAACAAATGATCATCTACAGGTAGTTGATGCGCCTCGAGCACGGATTTCAAACCTTCATATACATCTTCCTGTGCTTTTTTAGAGTATCCACCACCTACAAAAGCAATTTTCGTTGCGCCTGATTCAACTAATTGTTGTGTTACTTCTTTACTTGCTTGCACAAAATCGATATTCACCGACGCAATACCATCATCTTTACCATTCGTTCCTGATACAACAACTGGAACTGATGCGCGGCTGATTTGCGCCTTAATATCATCTGTTAATGTACCGCCGAGAAAAATAATCCCATCCACTTGTTTGCTTAATAAATTGTTGAAAATCTCTTTTTCTTTCTCAGGATCATCGTCAGAATTTGAAATAATTGTTTGATATTTATACATTGTTGCGATGTCTTCTAACCCTCGCGCCAATTGTGAGTAATAAATATTAGAAATATCCGGAATAATTACACCTACTGTAGTCGTTTTTTTACTTGCTAAACCACGAGCTACTGCATTAGGACGATAATTCAATCGTTTGATGACCTCATTTACCTTATCTCTTGTTTCAGGTTTTACGTTTTGATTCCCATTCACTACCCGTGATACCGTTGCCATAGAGACTCTTGCTTCTCGAGCAACATCATAAATGGTTACAGTCATAATTCTTCCTCCTTGAAAACACTTTATTTATGATTGTTATCAGTTTTCATATCATTTTCAAAGTGTATCATAATTCGACATGTTAAGTAATCTAAAACGCTTTCTTGTCATGGATTTGTCATATTTATATCACTCTAAATGACAAAGTTACCATTTTACATTTAAGCCTTTTTTATGTATTGGTTATCGTTAATCACATATGATTGACATCTTGTTATCGTTTCTTTCCAGCTGAGTCACGTTTTTCTTTTCAATGAAATGCAAAGTTCTACTTCTTCAAATGTATCGCGAGTATACGTGCATCCCTGCTTGCGCGTCCATGATTTTCCTATCATTCAACGTGTAAAAAAGGATAAACAATCGTATTGCTACGACAATTTATCCTTATACTGTCACGGTGTACTACTTCAATTGTTTTTGGTTATACATTTCTGAAAGTGGCTTAAGTTCATTATAGAACGTATCAAATTCATTTAAATCCATTTGCTGACCACTGTCACTTAACGCCACAGCAGGCTCTGGATGCACTTCTGCCATTACACCATCTGCACCGACAGCCAATGCCGCTTTCGCGCTGGTAACATGATATCTTTGCGACCTGTACTATGTGTCACATCGACCATCACAGGTAAGTGCGTCCCTTGTTTTAAAATAGGGACTGCGGAAATATCAAGTGTGTTACGTGTGGCTTTTTCATAAGTCCGAATACCGCGCTCACATAAAATGATATTTTGATTCCCTTCAGAAGCAATGTATTCTGCTGCATATACAAATTCTTCAATTGTAGCAGAAAGGCCCGTTTTAGTAAAATCGGTTTACGTGTGCGCCCCGCCTCTTTCAGCAATTCAAAGTTCTGCATATTACGTGCACCAATCTGGAAGACATCTAAATATTGATCAGCCAGTTCGAAGTCATTTGGATGAACAATTTCACTCACCACATTCAAATCATATTGATCTTTTAATTTGCTTTAATATTTTTAAACCTTCTCCACCGAGACCTTGGAAATCATAAGGCGATGTGCGTGGTTTAAATGCACCCCCACGAATGAATTTTCACCTTTCGCTTTTAAATCTCGCGCAACAGCGTCGATTTGTTCATATGATTCTACTGAGCATGGGCCGAAGACAAATGTTTTTGACCTTCACCAATGATCCCCCCATTATCAAATTGAACATGGTATCTTCTGGTTTTAATTTACGTGAGACATATAAATGTTTTTCGTTATCTGATTTTTGTAAGTCTGTGGATGCTTTGAAAATCTCTTTGAACAATTGTTTGATGACATTATCATTAAACGGACCTTTATTTTTATCGATAAGTGTGTTTAGCATTTCTTTTTCTCGTTGAGGGTCATAAATCACCGTACTTTGTTTACGTTTTTCCTCACCGATTTTTTGAGCTAACTCTCCCCGTTTTG from Staphylococcus lutrae encodes:
- the aroA gene encoding chorismate mutase; its protein translation is MVSNLELYRKQIEDINDQILDLLSKRGELAQKIGEEKRKQSTVIYDPQREKEMLNTLIDKNKGPFNDNVIKQLFKEIFKASTDLQKSDNEKHLYVSRKLKPEDTMFNLIMGGSLVKVKNICLRPMLSRII
- the ccpA gene encoding catabolite control protein A, which encodes MTVTIYDVAREARVSMATVSRVVNGNQNVKPETRDKVNEVIKRLNYRPNAVARGLASKKTTTVGVIIPDISNIYYSQLARGLEDIATMYKYQTIISNSDDDPEKEKEIFNNLLSKQVDGIIFLGGTLTDDIKAQISRASVPVVVSGTNGKDDGIASVNIDFVQASKEVTQQLVESGATKIAFVGGGYSKKAQEDVYEGLKSVLEAHQLPVDDHLLYLGNETYKDGLRSFEKLSQYQPDAVLSISDEQAIGIVHAALDHGLKIPEDIQVVSFNNTRLVEMVRPQLSSVIQPLYDIGAVGMRLLTKYMNNEDIEEPNVILPYQIQYRGTTRPS